A window of the Brassica oleracea var. oleracea cultivar TO1000 chromosome C1, BOL, whole genome shotgun sequence genome harbors these coding sequences:
- the LOC106301883 gene encoding uncharacterized protein LOC106301883, translating to MRKRLKISVAHFDNSALIKTYSKTLIGRCMNPEEQEMKALFTNLLKIWKLEERVTRTDLGFGKFQFDFKTEEELEAVLMQQPFHFDYWMLALARWQPKQSKSFPSEIMFWIRVIGVPLEFRTVPTFESIGGALGRVVAVDVKHNRVQVVIDAFKDLCLETTVDFKGGEFYDGEEAAVSLRYEKLFGYCKLCASLCHKEELCPLDEKNSELSPERRRELREGNGAWSDGTKHEE from the coding sequence ATGCGCAAAAGACTGAAGATCTCAGTGGCGCATTTTGACAACTCCGCATTGATCAAAACCTACTCCAAGACTTTGATCGGGAGATGTATGAATCCGGAGGAACAGGAGATGAAGGCGTTGTTCACAAATCTTCTAAAGATTTGGAAATTGGAGGAGAGGGTAACGAGAACTGATTTGGGCTTTGGCAAATTCCAGTTCGACTTCAAGACGGAGGAGGAACTTGAAGCGGTTTTAATGCAGCAGCCTTTCCATTTCGACTATTGGATGCTGGCCTTGGCAAGGTGGCAACCAAAACAGTCCAAGTCTTTTCCCTCAGAGATCATGTTCTGGATAAGAGTCATTGGAGTCCCGCTTGAGTTTAGGACGGTCCCGACCTTTGAGAGCATTGGGGGTGCCTTGGGGAGAGTGGTTGCGGTTGATGTGAAGCATAACCGGGTGCAAGTAGTCATTGACGCGTTCAAGGATCTGTGTCTCGAGACGACGGTGGATTTCAAAGGAGGAGAGTTCTATGACGGGGAGGAAGCGGCGGTGTCTCTGCGCTATGAGAAGTTATTTGGGTACTGCAAGCTATGTGCTAGTCTTTGTCACAAGGAGGAGCTATGCCCATTAGATGAGAAGAATTCAGAGCTGAGCCCAGAGCGAAGGAGGGAACTCAGAGAAGGCAATGGGGCGTGGTCTGATGGTACGAAGCATGAGGAATGA
- the LOC106294384 gene encoding amino acid permease 1-like: MKGFNTEQDHPAAESSNVYDVSDPTKNVDDDGREKRTGTWLTASAHIITAVIGSGVLSLAWAIAQLGWIAGTLILVIFSFITYFTSTMLADCYRAPDPVTGKRNYTYMDVVRSYLGGRKVQLCGVAQYGNLIGITVGYTITASISLVAVGKANCFHKKGHEADCTISNYPYMAVFGIIQIILSQIPNFHKLSFLSLMAAAMSFTYATIGIGLAIATVAGGKVGKTNMTGTVVGVDVTAAQKIWRSFQAVGDIAFAYAYATVLIEIQDTLKSSPAENKSMKRASLVGVSTTTFFYILCGCLGYAAFGNKAPGDFLTDFGFYEPYWLIDFANACIAFHLIGAYQVFAQPIFQFVEKRCNRNWPDNKFITSEYSVNVLFLGKFNISLFRLVWRTAYVVITTVVAMIFPFFNAILGLIGAASFWPLTVYFPVEMHIAQTKVKKYSPRWIGLKMLCWVCLIVSLLAAAGSIAGLISSVKTYKPFRTIHE; the protein is encoded by the exons ATGAAGGGTTTCAACACCGAACAAGATCACCCCGCGGCGGAATCCAGCAACGTCTACGACGTGTCTGATCCCACAAAGAACGTTGATGACGATGGCCGAGAGAAGAGAACTGGGACGTGGCTTACGGCGAGTGCGCATATTATCACGGCGGTGATAGGCTCCGGAGTTTTGTCGTTAGCATGGGCTATAGCTCAGCTTGGTTGGATCGCAGGGACTTTGATTTTGGTCATTTTCTCTTTTATCACTTATTTCACTTCCACGATGCTCGCTGATTGCTACCGTGCGCCGGATCCTGTCACCGGAAAACGAAATTACACTTACATGGACGTTGTTCGTTCTTACCTTG GTGGTAGGAAAGTGCAGCTTTGTGGTGTGGCACAGTATGGGAATCTAATAGGGATCACTGTTGGTTACACCATCACTGCTTCTATTAGCTTGGT AGCGGTCGGGAAAGCAAACTGTTTCCACAAGAAAGGGCACGAGGCAGACTGTACTATATCGAATTATCCGTATATGGCAGTTTTCGGGATCATTCAGATTATTCTTAGCCAGATCCCGAACTTCCACAAGCTCTCTTTTCTCTCCCTTATGGCTGCGGCGATGTCCTTCACTTACGCAACTATTGGGATTGGCCTAGCCATTGCGACCGTCGCAG GTGGGAAAGTGGGTAAGACGAATATGACAGGCACGGTGGTAGGAGTTGATGTGACTGCGGCTCAGAAGATATGGAGATCGTTTCAAGCGGTTGGGGACATTGCGTTTGCATATGCTTACGCCACCGTTCTCATCGAGATTCAG GATACATTGAAATCTAGCCCAGCAGAGAACAAATCTATGAAAAGAGCAAGCCTTGTGGGAGTATCAACTACCACTTTCTTCTACATATTATGTGGTTGTCTCGGCTATGCTGCATTTGGAAACAAAGCACCAGGAGATTTCCTCACAGATTTTGGGTTTTACGAGCCCTATTGGCTCATTGACTTTGCAAATGCTTGCATTGCTTTCCACCTTATCGGTGCTTATCAG GTGTTTGCACAGCCCATCTTCCAGTTTGTTGAGAAGAGATGCAATAGAAACTGGCCTGACAACAAGTTCATCACTTCTGAGTATTCAGTAAACGTACTTTTCCTTGGAAAATTTAACATCAGCCTCTTCAGGTTGGTGTGGAGGACAGCTTACGTGGTTATAACCACTGTGGTAGCTATGATATTCCCTTTCTTCAATGCGATCTTGGGTCTTATCGGTGCAGCTTCTTTCTGGCCTTTAACGGTTTATTTCCCCGTGGAGATGCACATTGCACAGACTAAGGTTAAGAAGTACTCTCCTAGATGGATTGGGCTGAAAATGCTGTGCTGGGTTTGCTTGATCGTCTCGCTCTTAGCTGCTGCTGGATCCATCGCAGGACTGATAAGTAGTGTCAAGACATACAAGCCTTTCCGAACTATCCACGAGTGA